The Setaria italica strain Yugu1 chromosome IX, Setaria_italica_v2.0, whole genome shotgun sequence genome has a window encoding:
- the LOC101768262 gene encoding homeobox-DDT domain protein RLT3 isoform X1: protein MPPAQMVTNGLGAKRENAGTKKSPQQIQMLEKFYSDVQYPKPDEMEQYATCVGLTYSQVRIWFKERRRKERREMETIGSHMERQLSGRSSGPRTSSSSSSCNEAPMYGISCSRPEFDSSTSVVGEENTVQSQVLFPKDYILRKIFRKDGPPLGSEFDPLPKSERDRIRDTTCHHSSQNQRAVKKRKIIESTSQRSSVPYEDTVPVRKHGIGKGLMTVWHAMYSQSHNVECQSGPNFIDETGCLRSLRPFDDRDGLEDNGKTTQNQSMAQKKVDKRSKPPLNKRKVPCKRVTGPKEHPPMDCHLSINKSESSELLTEQVTLVDDEELELSELQAGPNPLRCSAHLSSSGRHGCPLCKDLLAKFPPQSVKMKQPFSAKPWDSSPEMVKKLFQVIRFVYTHFGTIDVHPFTFDEFAQAFHDKDSLLLGEVHIGLLKLLLLNAEMGSDGVFVPRSSKDCRFLSFLNFVREQEFDVNFWIRSLNSLTWVEILRQVLVASGFGSKQHMLNRDFFNKEKNQMVKYGLRPRTLKGELFALLSKAGSGGLKVSVLAKSSEIVDLNVSGTLELEQLIYLTLSSDITLFEKIAPSAYRLRVDPQIKGKEDARSDSEDSGSVDDDEDASSSDDESNGSQKMNLPEHGDRIARKKEQKNAHGSPNKCSEIDESYPGERWLLGLMEGEYSDLSIDEKLDCLVALIDIASGAGSVPRLEEPQRVLHNMPRAQPHQSGGKIKKSTKNLYRSSDESLNGPGNSYSLDCSRQGRSASRRNQDYITDSERNDLSGVAHEPQVVLLGSDRRYNSYWLFLGPCRADDPGHRRVYFESSEDGHWEVVDSPQELLSLLSVLDSRGTREAHLLASMEKRQACLFEAMKKHVEGGNAIGLPASSDSFRSETSTGDGASPKTSSVSGASPVSDVENASVPPDLEDSNLDSSSAIVIENGKRGDERILMWDRLQAFDKWIWTSFYSVLTTVKCGKKSFKESLVRCESCHDLYWRDEKHCRICHSTFEVGFDLEEKYAVHAATCREPEDAHEVPNHKVLPSQLQALKAAIHAIEASMPEVAFTGSWMKSAHKLWVKRLRRTSSLPELLQVLVDFVGAMDEDWLYKSSSSVSFSSYLDDIIVYFQTMPQTTSAVALWVVKLDALIAPYLDKPDTSRALAMKELAQDHRLVQGSLEDGFFHVMLQQAPS from the exons atgccTCCCGCGCAG ATGGTGACCAATGGCCTTGGGGCAAAAAGGGAGAATGCAGGGACAAAAAAATCCCCCCAGCAAATTCAGATGCTGGAGAAATTTTACTCAG ATGTACAGTATCCAAAGCCAGACGAAATGGAGCAGTATGCGACCTGTGTTGGTTTGACCTACAGTCAGGTCCGTATATGGTTCAAAGAGCGGAggaggaaagagaggagggagatggAAACCATCGGGTCTCACATGGAAAGGCAACTTAGTGGACGATCAAGTGGACCTAGAACCAGCAGCAGTTCTTCCTCTTGTAACGAAGCTCCCATGTATGGTATTTCGTGTTCACGACCAGAGTTTGACAGCAGTACCAGCGTTGTAGGAGAGGAAAATACAGTTCAATCACAAGTTCTGTTCCCCAAGGATTATATCCTGAGGAAAATCTTTCGCAAAGATGGTCCACCTCTTGGGAGTGAATTTGATCCCCTCCCCAAAAGTGAACGTGATCGTATCAGAG ATACCACATGCCATCATTCCTCTCAAAACCAAAGAGCTGTGAAGAAGAGAAAG ATCATTGAGTCTACCAGCCAGAGGTCCAGTGTGCCATACGAGGATACTGTTCCTGTGAGGAAACACGGAATTGGCAAAGGTCTGATGACAGTGTGGCATGCAATGTATTCCCAATCCCATAATGTGGAATGTCAAAGTGGCCCAAATTTCATTGATGAAACTGGTTGTTTGAGGTCCCTGAGACCGTTTGATGATCGTGACGGGTTAGAAGATAATGGAAAGACTACTCAA AATCAAAGTATGGCACAGAAGAAGGTAGACAAAAGGAGTAAACCTCCATTGAACAAACGAAAG GTGCCATGTAAGAGAGTTACAGGTCCAAAGGAGCATCCTCCGATGGATTGCCATCTTTCAATCAATAAATCAGAATCTTCAGAACTACTGACTGAGCAGGTGACTTTAGTGGATGATGAGGAGCTCGAGCTCAGTGAATTACAAGCAGGCCCTAATCCATTAAGATGTTCAGCTCATCTTTCTTCAAGTGGGAGACATGGCTGCCCCCTTTGTAAAG ATTTACTTGCCAAGTTTCCTCCGCAGAGTGTCAAGATGAAACAGCCTTTCTCCGCAAAACCTTGGGACTCATCACCGGAAATGGTGAAAAAGCTTTTTCAG GTAATCCGGTTTGTATACACTCATTTTGGTACTATTGATGTTCACCCCTTCACATTTGATGAGTTTGCACAAGCATTCCATGACAAG GACTCTTTGTTGTTGGGGGAAGTACATATTGGTCTTCTGAAGTTGTTGCTGTTAAATGCTGAAATGGGCAGCGATGGTGTATTTGTTCCACGATCTTCTAAAGACTGCAGATTTCTTAGTTTCCTGAACTTT GTTAGGGAGCAAGAATTCGATGTTAATTTCTGGATCAGATCACTGAATTCTCTTACTTGGGTTGAAATACTGCGACAAGTCCTTGTTGCTTCGGGCTTTGGGTCCAAACAACATATGCTGAATCGGGATTTCTTTAACAAG GAGAAAAATCAAATGGTCAAATATGGCTTACGTCCTCGCACACTGAAAGGTGAATTGTTTGCACTATTGTCCAAGGCAGGAAGTGGTGGACTAAAGGTTTCAGTACTAGCCAAATCATCTGAG ATTGTTGATCTTAATGTCTCGGGCACATTAGAACTAGAGCAGTTGATATATTTAACTCTCTCTAGTGACATCACATTATTTGAGAAGATTGCACCTTCTGCATATCGTCTCCGTGTTGACCCCCAAATTAAAGGGAAGGAAGATGCTAGATCAGATAGTGAGGATTCTGGAagtgttgatgatgatgaggatgctAGCAGTAGTGATGATGAATCTAATGGTTCACAAAAAATGAACTTACCTGAGCATGGTGATAGAATTGCTCGAAAGAAGGAGCAAAAAAATGCACATGGAAGTCCAAATAAATGTAGTGAAATTGATGAAAGTTATCCAGGTGAACGTTGGCTTCTGGGATTAATGGAAGGCGAGTATTCAGATCTAAGCATTGATGAGAAGTTGGATTGTTTGGTTGCCTTAATAGATATTGCTTCTGGTGCTGGTTCTGTTCCAAGACTTGAG GAACCACAAAGAGTATTGCATAACATGCCAAGAGCGCAGCCGCACCAATCCGGTGGGAAAATAAAGAAATCTACTAAAAATCTTTATCGATCTAGTGATGAGTCCTTAAATGGACCTGGAAACTCCTACAGTTTGGATTGTTCTCGGCAAGGCCGATCAGCAAGCCGAAGAAATCAGGACTACATCACGGACTCTGAAAGGAATGATCTGTCTGGAGTTGCACATGAACCACAGGTTGTTCTCTTAGGATCAGATCGCAGGTATAATAGTTACTGGCTCTTCCTTGGCCCTTGTAGGGCAGATGATCCAGGGCATCGTAGGGTCTACTTTGAGTCCTCAGAGGATGGCCACTGGGAAGTGGTTGATTCACCACAG GAATTACTTTCCTTGCTCTCAGTCCTAGACAGCAGGGGCACTAGGGAAGCCCATCTCCTTGCATCAATGGAAAAGAGACAAGCCTGCCTTTTCGAAGCCATGAAAAAACATGTGGAAGGAGGGAATGCAATCGGGCTCCCAGCCTCATCTGATTCATTTCGCTCCGAGACAAGTACTGGTGATGGAGCTTCACCCAAGACAAGTAGTGTATCTGGAGCTTCACCTGTATCAGATGTTGAGAATGCTTCTGTTCCTCCAGATCTCGAAGATAGTAACTTGGATTCATCATCTGCAATAGTTATTGAAAATGGCAAGAGAGGTGATGAAAGAATATTGATGTGGGATAGGTTGCAAGCATTTGATAAGTGGATCTGGACTTCTTTCTATTCTGTCCTTACCACTGTTAAATGTGGCAAGAAGTCATTTAAGGAGTCACTAGTTCGTTGTGAAAGTTGTCATGATCTATATTGGAGAGATGAGAAACATTGCAGAATATGCCATTCAACTTTTGAGGTTGGTTTTGATCTCGAAGAAAAATATGCTGTACATGCCGCAACATGTAGGGAACCTGAGGATGCGCACGAGGTGCCAAATCACAAAGTTCTGCCTTCACAGCTACAGGCACTTAAAGCAGCCATTCATGCTATTGAG GCATCGATGCCTGAGGTAGCTTTTACTGGTTCTTGGATGAAGTCTGCTCACAAGCTGTGGGTTAAGCGGCTTCGACGAACATCATCATTGCCAGAGCTTTTGCAG GTTCTTGTCGACTTTGTTGGGGCAATGGATGAGGATTGGTTGTACAAAAGTTCATCATCTGTAAGTTTTAGCTCGTATTTGGATGACATCATTGTCTACTTTCAGACAATGCCACAAACAACATCAGCAGTTGCACTTTGGGTTGTCAAATTGGATGCACTCATCGCGCCTTATTTGGATAAACCTGATACCTCCCGAGCATTGGCCATGAAAGAACTAGCACAG GATCACAGGCTAGTGCAAGGTAGCTTGGAAGATGGATTCTTTCACGTGATGCTCCAGCAAGCACCCAGCTGA
- the LOC101768262 gene encoding homeobox-DDT domain protein RLT3 isoform X2 yields MPPAQMVTNGLGAKRENAGTKKSPQQIQMLEKFYSDVQYPKPDEMEQYATCVGLTYSQVRIWFKERRRKERREMETIGSHMERQLSGRSSGPRTSSSSSSCNEAPMYGISCSRPEFDSSTSVVGEENTVQSQVLFPKDYILRKIFRKDGPPLGSEFDPLPKSERDRIRDTTCHHSSQNQRAVKKRKIIESTSQRSSVPYEDTVPVRKHGIGKGLMTVWHAMYSQSHNVECQSGPNFIDETGCLRSLRPFDDRDGLEDNGKTTQNQSMAQKKVDKRSKPPLNKRKVPCKRVTGPKEHPPMDCHLSINKSESSELLTEQVTLVDDEELELSELQAGPNPLRCSAHLSSSGRHGCPLCKDLLAKFPPQSVKMKQPFSAKPWDSSPEMVKKLFQVIRFVYTHFGTIDVHPFTFDEFAQAFHDKDSLLLGEVHIGLLKLLLLNAEMGSDGVFVPRSSKDCRFLSFLNFVREQEFDVNFWIRSLNSLTWVEILRQVLVASGFGSKQHMLNRDFFNKEKNQMVKYGLRPRTLKGELFALLSKAGSGGLKVSVLAKSSEIVDLNVSGTLELEQLIYLTLSSDITLFEKIAPSAYRLRVDPQIKGKEDARSDSEDSGSVDDDEDASSSDDESNGSQKMNLPEHGDRIARKKEQKNAHGSPNKCSEIDESYPGERWLLGLMEGEYSDLSIDEKLDCLVALIDIASGAGSVPRLEEPQRVLHNMPRAQPHQSGGKIKKSTKNLYRSSDESLNGPGNSYSLDCSRQGRSASRRNQDYITDSERNDLSGVAHEPQVVLLGSDRRYNSYWLFLGPCRADDPGHRRVYFESSEDGHWEVVDSPQELLSLLSVLDSRGTREAHLLASMEKRQACLFEAMKKHVEGGNAIGLPASSDSFRSETSTGDGASPKTSSVSGASPVSDVENASVPPDLEDSNLDSSSAIVIENGKRGDERILMWDRLQAFDKWIWTSFYSVLTTVKCGKKSFKESLVRCESCHDLYWRDEKHCRICHSTFEVGFDLEEKYAVHAATCREPEDAHEVPNHKVLPSQLQALKAAIHAIEASMPEVAFTGSWMKSAHKLWVKRLRRTSSLPELLQVLVDFVGAMDEDWLYKSSSSVSFSSYLDDIIVYFQTMPQTTSAVALWVVKLDALIAPYLDKPDTSRALAMKELAQARSQASAR; encoded by the exons atgccTCCCGCGCAG ATGGTGACCAATGGCCTTGGGGCAAAAAGGGAGAATGCAGGGACAAAAAAATCCCCCCAGCAAATTCAGATGCTGGAGAAATTTTACTCAG ATGTACAGTATCCAAAGCCAGACGAAATGGAGCAGTATGCGACCTGTGTTGGTTTGACCTACAGTCAGGTCCGTATATGGTTCAAAGAGCGGAggaggaaagagaggagggagatggAAACCATCGGGTCTCACATGGAAAGGCAACTTAGTGGACGATCAAGTGGACCTAGAACCAGCAGCAGTTCTTCCTCTTGTAACGAAGCTCCCATGTATGGTATTTCGTGTTCACGACCAGAGTTTGACAGCAGTACCAGCGTTGTAGGAGAGGAAAATACAGTTCAATCACAAGTTCTGTTCCCCAAGGATTATATCCTGAGGAAAATCTTTCGCAAAGATGGTCCACCTCTTGGGAGTGAATTTGATCCCCTCCCCAAAAGTGAACGTGATCGTATCAGAG ATACCACATGCCATCATTCCTCTCAAAACCAAAGAGCTGTGAAGAAGAGAAAG ATCATTGAGTCTACCAGCCAGAGGTCCAGTGTGCCATACGAGGATACTGTTCCTGTGAGGAAACACGGAATTGGCAAAGGTCTGATGACAGTGTGGCATGCAATGTATTCCCAATCCCATAATGTGGAATGTCAAAGTGGCCCAAATTTCATTGATGAAACTGGTTGTTTGAGGTCCCTGAGACCGTTTGATGATCGTGACGGGTTAGAAGATAATGGAAAGACTACTCAA AATCAAAGTATGGCACAGAAGAAGGTAGACAAAAGGAGTAAACCTCCATTGAACAAACGAAAG GTGCCATGTAAGAGAGTTACAGGTCCAAAGGAGCATCCTCCGATGGATTGCCATCTTTCAATCAATAAATCAGAATCTTCAGAACTACTGACTGAGCAGGTGACTTTAGTGGATGATGAGGAGCTCGAGCTCAGTGAATTACAAGCAGGCCCTAATCCATTAAGATGTTCAGCTCATCTTTCTTCAAGTGGGAGACATGGCTGCCCCCTTTGTAAAG ATTTACTTGCCAAGTTTCCTCCGCAGAGTGTCAAGATGAAACAGCCTTTCTCCGCAAAACCTTGGGACTCATCACCGGAAATGGTGAAAAAGCTTTTTCAG GTAATCCGGTTTGTATACACTCATTTTGGTACTATTGATGTTCACCCCTTCACATTTGATGAGTTTGCACAAGCATTCCATGACAAG GACTCTTTGTTGTTGGGGGAAGTACATATTGGTCTTCTGAAGTTGTTGCTGTTAAATGCTGAAATGGGCAGCGATGGTGTATTTGTTCCACGATCTTCTAAAGACTGCAGATTTCTTAGTTTCCTGAACTTT GTTAGGGAGCAAGAATTCGATGTTAATTTCTGGATCAGATCACTGAATTCTCTTACTTGGGTTGAAATACTGCGACAAGTCCTTGTTGCTTCGGGCTTTGGGTCCAAACAACATATGCTGAATCGGGATTTCTTTAACAAG GAGAAAAATCAAATGGTCAAATATGGCTTACGTCCTCGCACACTGAAAGGTGAATTGTTTGCACTATTGTCCAAGGCAGGAAGTGGTGGACTAAAGGTTTCAGTACTAGCCAAATCATCTGAG ATTGTTGATCTTAATGTCTCGGGCACATTAGAACTAGAGCAGTTGATATATTTAACTCTCTCTAGTGACATCACATTATTTGAGAAGATTGCACCTTCTGCATATCGTCTCCGTGTTGACCCCCAAATTAAAGGGAAGGAAGATGCTAGATCAGATAGTGAGGATTCTGGAagtgttgatgatgatgaggatgctAGCAGTAGTGATGATGAATCTAATGGTTCACAAAAAATGAACTTACCTGAGCATGGTGATAGAATTGCTCGAAAGAAGGAGCAAAAAAATGCACATGGAAGTCCAAATAAATGTAGTGAAATTGATGAAAGTTATCCAGGTGAACGTTGGCTTCTGGGATTAATGGAAGGCGAGTATTCAGATCTAAGCATTGATGAGAAGTTGGATTGTTTGGTTGCCTTAATAGATATTGCTTCTGGTGCTGGTTCTGTTCCAAGACTTGAG GAACCACAAAGAGTATTGCATAACATGCCAAGAGCGCAGCCGCACCAATCCGGTGGGAAAATAAAGAAATCTACTAAAAATCTTTATCGATCTAGTGATGAGTCCTTAAATGGACCTGGAAACTCCTACAGTTTGGATTGTTCTCGGCAAGGCCGATCAGCAAGCCGAAGAAATCAGGACTACATCACGGACTCTGAAAGGAATGATCTGTCTGGAGTTGCACATGAACCACAGGTTGTTCTCTTAGGATCAGATCGCAGGTATAATAGTTACTGGCTCTTCCTTGGCCCTTGTAGGGCAGATGATCCAGGGCATCGTAGGGTCTACTTTGAGTCCTCAGAGGATGGCCACTGGGAAGTGGTTGATTCACCACAG GAATTACTTTCCTTGCTCTCAGTCCTAGACAGCAGGGGCACTAGGGAAGCCCATCTCCTTGCATCAATGGAAAAGAGACAAGCCTGCCTTTTCGAAGCCATGAAAAAACATGTGGAAGGAGGGAATGCAATCGGGCTCCCAGCCTCATCTGATTCATTTCGCTCCGAGACAAGTACTGGTGATGGAGCTTCACCCAAGACAAGTAGTGTATCTGGAGCTTCACCTGTATCAGATGTTGAGAATGCTTCTGTTCCTCCAGATCTCGAAGATAGTAACTTGGATTCATCATCTGCAATAGTTATTGAAAATGGCAAGAGAGGTGATGAAAGAATATTGATGTGGGATAGGTTGCAAGCATTTGATAAGTGGATCTGGACTTCTTTCTATTCTGTCCTTACCACTGTTAAATGTGGCAAGAAGTCATTTAAGGAGTCACTAGTTCGTTGTGAAAGTTGTCATGATCTATATTGGAGAGATGAGAAACATTGCAGAATATGCCATTCAACTTTTGAGGTTGGTTTTGATCTCGAAGAAAAATATGCTGTACATGCCGCAACATGTAGGGAACCTGAGGATGCGCACGAGGTGCCAAATCACAAAGTTCTGCCTTCACAGCTACAGGCACTTAAAGCAGCCATTCATGCTATTGAG GCATCGATGCCTGAGGTAGCTTTTACTGGTTCTTGGATGAAGTCTGCTCACAAGCTGTGGGTTAAGCGGCTTCGACGAACATCATCATTGCCAGAGCTTTTGCAG GTTCTTGTCGACTTTGTTGGGGCAATGGATGAGGATTGGTTGTACAAAAGTTCATCATCTGTAAGTTTTAGCTCGTATTTGGATGACATCATTGTCTACTTTCAGACAATGCCACAAACAACATCAGCAGTTGCACTTTGGGTTGTCAAATTGGATGCACTCATCGCGCCTTATTTGGATAAACCTGATACCTCCCGAGCATTGGCCATGAAAGAACTAGCACAGGCAA GATCACAGGCTAGTGCAAGGTAG